A region of the Geomonas subterranea genome:
CGGGTGTCGGCAAGCTCGACGAAGTCCTCGACGTGGCGTGCGGCCCGGGGCTCGTTGCCTGCGAGTTCGCCAGATATGCAAAGCATGTGACAGGGGTGGACATTACGCCCGCCATGATAGAGCAGGCAAGGCAGCGTCAAGACGAACAGCGGCTGGAAAATCTCTCCTGGGACATCGGTACGGCCGTCCCGCTGGCTTACCCGGACCGCTCGTTTTCCCTGATCATCACCCGCTACAGCTTTCACCATCTTCTGAAGCCGCAGGAAGCGCTGTCGGAAATGATCCGCGTCTCCCGCCCCGGCGGTGCCGTAATGGTGGCCGATGTCGCCATGCCGCCGGCAAAATCGGCGGCCTACGACCATTTGGAACTGATCCGCGACCCTTCCCACACCCATGCCTTGACCGAAGAAGAGTTCGAAGCACTGTTCCAGCGCTCCGGCCTGGTCGACTGTCGCAGGAGTGCTTACGGCGTGGACATCGAATTGGAGACGCAGATACGGGCGTCCTTTCCCAAGCCGGGTGATGACCGGGTGATTCGGGAGTTGGTGAGCGCCGATGTGGGAGTCGACAGGTTAGGCGTCAATGCGCGCGAGGAAGCCGGAAAGATCGTCTACACCGTGCCGATTGCTGTGTATGTGGGCAGGAAAAGGTAAAAAAGGGGAAGTGGAAATCAAAGGGGGAGAGCGACACCATCCGCCTGTTGTCTACTCCTTGGGTGCGGAAGCGTGCTTTTCGGTCAGCACCACATACTGTTCCAGAATGTTTTTACGGAAATTCTCCGGTATCTCATCCCATATCATCACGTCGACGCGGAATGGCAACGAACTCTCCTCAAAGGCCTCCTTCAGCGCGGAAACAGGCTCGCGTTGCCCCGGTGCGGCGAAAACAACCAGATCAAGATCCGACGCGGGACGGGAAGTCCACTTGACCCGTGAGCCGTAGGCCCATACCTCGGTGTCCGGTATGTAGCCTTGCAGCAGAGACATAACGGATTTCCGCTGTTCCGGGGTGATATCGATCGAATTCTTCATTTCCACGTTTCACCGGTCATGGTCTGGTAAAGCCCAACGGCATCTCCGATAAAATCGCCCATCAGTCTCAGGCACTCTTCCGCCTTTTCGCCGCTGTAGTCGTGGGAGGTGTCGACACGGGCCTGGGCGTATCCCAGCCACCGTTCGACGGAGGGAAAAAGCTTGTTTTCGAAGCCGAGACGGAAAATCGGCTTGGGGCTGTTAGGGACATCGGGAATGCCCAGTTCTTCCGTCAGGTAGCGCTTCAGAATCTTCCACAGGCAGTCATAGCAGGTTTCAAAACGGTGCACAACCGACTCGGCGAGAGCTTCTCTGTCCAGTTGGGGGAGGTTTTCGCGCTCGCCTGACCTGCTATAGTTTTCAAACTGCAGCTCAAGATGCTTCAGGGATTTCTTGTATTTGTCATAATCGATCACGCGCGGACCCCCACCCTGTCCTGACAATATTGCTGCTGTTCGTGCCGCCGCGTCAACGGCCGCCATTCCTGACCACTTTTGCTTTAGAAGGTTAGAAATAACTGAGACGATAGCAGTTTTCTGGTTGTTTTTCCAGCCCTTTGACGTGGCATTAGCGGGGAGGCTCTGCCCGAGGTTACGCTGGTGCAAAGAAAGACACTTGTACCCAGCGCAAAAAGGCCCGCCGGAACTAATCGGCGGGCCTTTTCTCAGCTGCGTCTTGATTTTACCGTCTTAATTCTTTTTACCTTACGCACACTCGGAGTAGCCGCAGACGCGGCAGACGGCGCAGCCACCTTCGTGCTCCACCACGCCACCACACTCGGGGCAGGCGCCACGATCGAAGGCGGGGGCTTCGATGACTTCGGCCACGCCGGTCAGCGAAAGGTGCGACTGGATGGCTTTTGCCACCGCGTCGGCGCAGGAAAGGACCTTGTTGTCGCCGAAACCGCTCGGCGCGTGGCAGGAGATGCCGAGGAGCTGCTTCACTACCTGGCGGCCCTGGATGCCGCTTCTCCAGGCGAGCGACACCATGCGGCCGATGGCCTCGCACTGGGAGGCGGCGCAGCCGCCGGCTTTGCCCATGGTGGTGAAGACTTCGAAGAGGCCGGTGTTGTCCTCGTTGATGGTGATGTAGAGCGGACCGCAGCCGGTCTGCATCTGGTAGGTCCACCCTTTGAGGGCTTTGGGACGCTCGCGCTTGGCGTTGCGCTTGTCTTCGACATGCACCGGCGCAGCGGCGACCTTCGCTTCCTCCTTCTTGCCGACGGAGAGGACCTGCTCGTCACGGGAACCGTCACGGTAGATGGTGACGCCCTTGCAGTTGGTCTCGTAGGCCAGACGGTACACCTTCTCGACGTCCTCGACGGTGGCCTCGCGCGGGAAGTTGACGGTCTTCGAGACGGCGTTGTCGGTGTGACGCTGGAAGGCGGCCTGCATGGTGATGTGCTCTTCCGGGGTGATGTCGTGCGCGGTGACGAACACGTCGCGCACGTCCTCGGGGATCGTGCTTATGTCATGGACGGTACCGTGCTCGGCGATCCTCTGCATCAGCTCATCGGTGTAGAAGCCCTGCTCCTTGGCGATCTTCTCGAAGAGCGGGTTCACTTCGACCAGGATGTTCTTGTCCATCACCTGGCGCACGAAGCTGACGGCGAAGAGGGGCTCGACGCCGGAGGAGGCGTTGGCGATGATGGAGATGGTGCCGGTCGGCGCGATGGTGGTGACGGTCGCGTTCCTGATCGGCGCGGCGCCGGGCTTGTCGTAGATGGAGCCCTTGAAGTTGGGGAAGGCGCCACGGGTTTTCGCCAGTTCGCGCGAGGCGATCTTCCCTTCCTCGTTGATGAACTGCATCACCTTCTCGCCCAGTTCGACCGATTCCTCCGAGCCGTACGGGATGCCGAGCATGATCAGCATGTCCGCCCACCCCATGACGCCCAGACCGATCTTCCTGTTGGAGCGGGTCATCTCGTCGATCTGCTGCAGCGGATAGTTGTTCACCTCGATGACGTTGTCGAGGAAGTGGACGGCGGTGCGCACGACTTCACGCAGCTTGTCCCAGTCGACCTTGCCGTGCAGCACCATCTTGCCGAGGTTGATGGAGCCCAGGTTGCAGGACTCGTACGGCAGAAGCGGCTGCTCGCCGCAGGGGTTGGTGGACTCGATCTCGCCGATGTGCGGGGTCGGGTTGTCCTTGTTCAGACGGTCCAGGAAGATGATGCCCGGCTCGCCGTTCTCCCAGGCCTGCTTCACGATGCGGTTGAACACCTTGCGCGCGTTCAGCGTGCCGGCCGGCTTCTTGTCGCGCGGGTTGAATATGGTGTAGTCGCGGTCCGCGTCGACCGCCTTCATGAACTCCTCGGTGATGCCGACCGAGATGTTGAAGTTGTTCAGCTGGCGCTGGTCGTTCTTGCACATGATGAAGTCCATGATGTCCGGATGGTCGACACGCAGGATCGCCATGTTGGCGCCGCGGCGGGTGCCCCCCTGCTTGATGGTTTCCGTGGCGATGTCGAACACCCTCATGAAGGAGAGGGGGCCGCTGGAGATGCCGGTGGTCGACATGACCACGTCGTTGGCCGGACGCAGGCGCGAGAAGGAGAAGCCGGTGCCGCCGCCGGACTTGTGGATCAGCGCGGTGTTCTTGACGGATTCGAAGATTTCCTCCATGCTGTCCCCCACCGGAAGCACGAAGCAGGCGGAGAGCTGCCCCAGCTCGCGCCCCGCGTTCATCAGGGTCGGGGAGTTGGGGAGGAACTCGAAGTTGGTCATCATGGTGTAGAACTTGTCGGAGAGTGCCGGGATGTCGGCCTTCTTGTCGAAGACGGCATCGGCCTGGGCGATCGCGGTCGCCACGCGGCGGAACATGTCGGCGGCAGTCTCAAGGGGCTTCCCGGCCTGGTCCCTCTTCAAATAGCGCTTCTCCAGCACCGTCAATGCGTTCTTGGTAAGGCCGGGGATGTGACCCTTTTCGACTGTTTTCTTCATAACCTTTCGTCCTCCTTGGAATATTCAACATGTAGCCATGTCATTTGCGTGTGGCCCTATATTTTGTGGGCGGGCAGAAATAAACCACAACATGTATGACGAAGTCAAGCCTTAATAGATTAAAATTTTGGCTCTTCATAAAAAACGAAATTGCCGCTATTTACGCCGCTGGGCCATTTACAAGCGGGGCGTCGCTGTGATATTGATGTGTGGTTAATTTTTCTGCCGGGAGTCGCCATGACCCAGTGTGATTGCAACAGCCAGAAAGAATCCCTTGAGTCCCAGGTAAAGGCACTCACGGACCTGATAGAGGTCGCCAAAGCAGTCGTCTCCACGCTCGACCTGGACACGGTGCTGCAGGCGATTCTCACCTCCGCGATGAGATTCGCCGAAACTCCGGCCGGCAGCGTCGCGCTCTACTACGATGCGAAG
Encoded here:
- a CDS encoding class I SAM-dependent methyltransferase, which produces MAKGREQSHRDAIIQQFSQQAVPFTQVPGHYDALQLLVEMSGVGKLDEVLDVACGPGLVACEFARYAKHVTGVDITPAMIEQARQRQDEQRLENLSWDIGTAVPLAYPDRSFSLIITRYSFHHLLKPQEALSEMIRVSRPGGAVMVADVAMPPAKSAAYDHLELIRDPSHTHALTEEEFEALFQRSGLVDCRRSAYGVDIELETQIRASFPKPGDDRVIRELVSADVGVDRLGVNAREEAGKIVYTVPIAVYVGRKR
- a CDS encoding nucleotidyltransferase family protein, whose product is MKNSIDITPEQRKSVMSLLQGYIPDTEVWAYGSRVKWTSRPASDLDLVVFAAPGQREPVSALKEAFEESSLPFRVDVMIWDEIPENFRKNILEQYVVLTEKHASAPKE
- a CDS encoding nucleotidyltransferase substrate binding protein codes for the protein MIDYDKYKKSLKHLELQFENYSRSGERENLPQLDREALAESVVHRFETCYDCLWKILKRYLTEELGIPDVPNSPKPIFRLGFENKLFPSVERWLGYAQARVDTSHDYSGEKAEECLRLMGDFIGDAVGLYQTMTGETWK
- a CDS encoding vitamin B12-dependent ribonucleotide reductase, which gives rise to MKKTVEKGHIPGLTKNALTVLEKRYLKRDQAGKPLETAADMFRRVATAIAQADAVFDKKADIPALSDKFYTMMTNFEFLPNSPTLMNAGRELGQLSACFVLPVGDSMEEIFESVKNTALIHKSGGGTGFSFSRLRPANDVVMSTTGISSGPLSFMRVFDIATETIKQGGTRRGANMAILRVDHPDIMDFIMCKNDQRQLNNFNISVGITEEFMKAVDADRDYTIFNPRDKKPAGTLNARKVFNRIVKQAWENGEPGIIFLDRLNKDNPTPHIGEIESTNPCGEQPLLPYESCNLGSINLGKMVLHGKVDWDKLREVVRTAVHFLDNVIEVNNYPLQQIDEMTRSNRKIGLGVMGWADMLIMLGIPYGSEESVELGEKVMQFINEEGKIASRELAKTRGAFPNFKGSIYDKPGAAPIRNATVTTIAPTGTISIIANASSGVEPLFAVSFVRQVMDKNILVEVNPLFEKIAKEQGFYTDELMQRIAEHGTVHDISTIPEDVRDVFVTAHDITPEEHITMQAAFQRHTDNAVSKTVNFPREATVEDVEKVYRLAYETNCKGVTIYRDGSRDEQVLSVGKKEEAKVAAAPVHVEDKRNAKRERPKALKGWTYQMQTGCGPLYITINEDNTGLFEVFTTMGKAGGCAASQCEAIGRMVSLAWRSGIQGRQVVKQLLGISCHAPSGFGDNKVLSCADAVAKAIQSHLSLTGVAEVIEAPAFDRGACPECGGVVEHEGGCAVCRVCGYSECA